The sequence CTCAAAGAAACTTTGATTCAATGTTCTCCTTTTCCAAAGAAGACATGTTTCCCTTTTATAGCATACTTTGTAATGATTCTTACTGAAGAGGTTTCGTTAACTTTTCTAATCCTTTGTTGAGTTACACAGGCACGTACACACACTACAAGGTGtccaaataacaatagcacttagacttatctactttacagccgtctctaagtggttttcagagtcagcatattgcccccaaaatttGGGTCATCATGTTACCCAccgcagaaagatggaaggctgagtcaaccttgagcctggtgagatttgaactgccaaattgcaggcagccggcagtcagcagatgtagcttgcagtactgcactctaatcactgtgtgCACTGTGGCTCAACAAATCAACAAATAATCATCCATTCAGCATAGTTTTTTCCTTAATTTCAGTCTTTCATATTAGAGCTAGATCTGTATATTCACACATGatatcttctaaaaaaaaaagaagaagaattgggTCTCCATGTGCGGAGTTTTTGGGAAGAGGTACATACTCTAAAATTGcaatatcaccatagaaaaacacCACGTCAGTTAAACTCTGTGCATCACTGTTTGCAGAACAGCAAGAACGAAGAGCTGAAAATCCTCCTTGTGTTCTACCTTCTGCGCTATCTCACAGGTGGATAATAAAAGCTTGCTTATTCCCCAGGTAGATACAGGCAGGTTCAGTTATCTCTGCAAAGACTCTTCCTTTCAGTCATTAGGTTTTGTCTGTGGGCAGGAACTTTCATAAAGGCATCACCTTACTGCTTGTTACCTTACTGCAACGGTAGCCAATGACTTTCAACTTATCCCAAAGGAGCATCACTTCCATGGATCCTGCAGCACTGGAGATATTGATAACAGCCGCTTGGCTGCTGCTCAGCTCTTGACATGGACTTCTCCTGGCTGCCTTCTTCAGCAGGGGCAGAAAGGCCTTTCAAGAGGGAAagaatagaaatctttattggccaagtgtatacATTAGTGTATACATTAGTAGGGatgaggtggctcaggggctaagaagctgagcttgtcggtcgaaaggtcggcagttcagcggttcaaatccctggtgctgctgtgtaacagggtgagctcccattacttgtcccagcttctgccaacctagcagttcgaaagcacttaaaaaaaatgcaagtagaaaaaatagggaccacctttggtgggaagatatcaGCGTTCcgggtgcctttggcattgagtcattctggccccatgaccacagagacgttttcagacagcgctggctcttcggcttagaaacagagatgagcaccgccccttagagtcgggaacgactagcacatatgtgcaaggggaacctttacctttacttttatacaTTAGTATACATTTTCTATTTCTGATGACTTCAGTTACATAAAATGTAATTGTTTGGTATTTCAGCCTTATTTAATAAACTGGACTTGTCTTGAAAGGTAGTTCCAAAAACTTAAATTAAAAGTTAACAAACCTGACTCATTAGTAGAGGGCCGATGGTGTTGATGGAATACACCGCCATCATATCCTTGGCATTTTCTGTTTCAAGGTCATTGAACAACCCAATGCCAGCATTGTTGATGAGGAGGGTCAGCCCACTTTCTCCAacacacttttctacttccttcaGAGCTGCTTGGATGCTCTCGGGTTTAGTGACATCTGTGGAATGATAACATTGCTTGAAACACAGCAGCATGCCGTTTCAGAATTGCTAGGGAGGACTTTCCTCCAAACTTGGATTAAGTTGTgtatctgttgtgactccagcccccgaacctggccccatgcccgaaagtgactccaagagtgagggggaagggccggtaaggcttacctcgggagcaccgattcctttggcccggctccaggagccagaaccaggccagtcggaggacgtaatgaggccattatcccctgattcctcccttcctcaggctacgccttcagacccagctggcaataataataatcaagcttggcttgacccgcgcttcagaagattagagcggcggcgtcatcaaagggaagggtggggcaggagccccaccccacaggatatataaggagctttgggccTGCTtttactccacgggaagcaaaagtttagctgaaccatttcaaaaagagctgaaagtcttgctacgtgagtcatttgtttgaactttggcaggtagCTGCGAtttctcagccaggactgataagagccatgaatccactggctgaaggccagctcgttaatccgaagtggggaaggagacagaacagtatcCATCCATGCAACCGGCTATCTTGGCAGCTACCAGCCCTTAATAGATGAGGCATGATCAGTCAGCAGCAAATGATATTGTCTAAATATCAGAATTTTAAGGTCACACACCCAGTCACTCTTAAAAACTGGGCTCCAAACAGAGCTGAAACAAAATCAGGTACTGGTAGTCGGGTTTGATAAGTGAGATCAAAGATCAGTTGTGACACCGAGTATCTTTGCACatgttaaattttatattttatcgacaaagaaataaagggagactagtatagatctatttcaagttatttagctctcgtcagctagccatactcttctgggatttgaacttggGCTACTTACATATTATTAGGtaaatgtattaacctctaagccacgggTTCTCCTCACTTTGTTGGCTATACCAGAGGGGAGATTAAGTGGAAGCAGTATGCTTTGTcctatatttgggtagaccaggttgccctgattaaaaaaaacagcaaccaaTCTCTCCTCTGGAATATCTGATGAAGCCAGGTGAGCCTGtgtcttagaggttaatacatctacccagtggtgggattcagccagttcgcaccacttcgggagaaccggttgttaactttctcagcagtttggtgaactggttgttggaagaaatcattagggcagagaaccggttgttaaattacttgaatctcaccactgcatcTACCTAATATGTCAGTAGCCCGAGTTCGAATTCAGCTAGCGGATCAGAGATAAATAGCTTGAAGTAGATCTATCCCTTAATTTCTTTgttggaataaaatataaaatttagcaCAAACATGGTTTgtcatgaaagcgactgcctgcaaaggcccctggattggggctgaaaggtaaAAACAGAAGCAGTATCCTCtgcccatatttgggtagaccaggttgccctgataaaataaaattaaacaccaaaaacaccaaaaaaaacccctacttATCTTAGCACATTATACTCAAATCCCACCAACGATATCCGCTACCGGTTGGagcaaaccagtctgaactggcgaATACCAGCTCTACCTGGGCTATCCTATTAGGGCTGCAAAGAGACTTCATCAATTTTCTCACTCTTGTTCCTGACATGTCATTCTCATCAGTATTTTGTAGCCCAGAACCTATGGCTGTAACTCATGCTGCTCCTTGACAAACTACACAACTGGTGTCATTTACAAACCACATAGCAGCCAAACCCTTAAAAAACCAGAGTCAGTAGccaaactttaaaaaacaacaatggcAGAGTCACTAGCTGGGTTCACCACTACTGACTCTGCAAGTCATGTTAGTTCCAAGAATGGCTTCTAGCTTGATGCTTCGCATCTTTGTGTAGTACAAAAAGTATCCTATTTGCACAGGCTCCTGGAAGCTTACCTAACTGCAACATCACCAGATTTGGATGCTTGCAAGCCAACTCTTTCACCTCctagagggaaaagaaaagatcatAGGTTTTGGGGTGGTCAGTTAAAACTCACAATTATGTACAAGAAGCAGATAATAATTTGAGCAGGATATTGAATaggacaatattaaaaaaaaaagagtaaacagGAAAGGTGTACAATTTCTTCTTTATTAAATGGCAGCTGCAGAATTTTACTAgctgaacaaaacaaaaccttcagAAATTAAAACTTGTAATTATATATATCAGGAGCAAATAACAAGCTGAGAAAGATTCTAAAAAGAATAATTTGGCCAGCTTGCTCACCTGTCATTCCAACCGTCACTACAGGATAAGATAATTAATTGTTATGTAAATCTTCTGGGTGATTTTCTACTCAATTTTCAAGGTCATATTTTCTTCCATCTGGAAGCTTCATTAGTGTAGAAGGTACTCTTAATTCTTTTCTTCCCAACAACCACCTTTGGGAACAAGTAGCTGTGAGGA is a genomic window of Ahaetulla prasina isolate Xishuangbanna chromosome 12, ASM2864084v1, whole genome shotgun sequence containing:
- the LOC131184170 gene encoding C-signal-like; translated protein: MATSMNFCVFSVLVTGSDRGIGLGLVKRFLELPSPPKWVFATTLDLEGKETKEVKELACKHPNLVMLQLDVTKPESIQAALKEVEKCVGESGLTLLINNAGIGLFNDLETENAKDMMAVYSINTIGPLLMSQAFLPLLKKAARRSPCQELSSSQAAVINISSAAGSMEVMLLWDKLKVIGYRCSKASLNMLTKCQSLEYPRYGILSVCIHPGWVKTVYEDADLTVEESTQGIMAVLSILSEKDNGNFVDWLGRQVPW